In the Engystomops pustulosus chromosome 2, aEngPut4.maternal, whole genome shotgun sequence genome, one interval contains:
- the LOC140119952 gene encoding oocyte zinc finger protein XlCOF29-like codes for MEEWEYIEGHKDQYKDIMMVKGPPGMEKDRNQMAARILNLTLEIIPLITGEDYTLMKKSSGECVTPRVSGGWIQGPITEPPPHSLIHEQKILELTSRITELLSGEVSAAGNAGTLYNNTREGSG; via the exons atggaggagtgggagtatatagaaggacacaaggatcagtacaaggacatcatgatggtgaAGGGTCCACCAGGAATGGAGAAGGATAGAAACCAGATGGCTGCCAGGATCCTGAACCTAACCCTGGAGATCATCCCCTTAATAACAGGGGAG GATTACACATTaatgaagaagtcgtctggtgagtgtgtgaccccccgtgtgtcaggaggatggatccagggccccatcaccgagcctccacctcattcactgatacatgagcagaagatcctagaacttacctccaggatcactgagctgctgagcggagaggtgagtgctgctgggaatgctgggacattgtacaataacacaagggaggggtctgggtga